In Gordonia sp. SL306, the genomic window GTAGCGCCTGCGTGAACCTGAAATACTCAACTGCCGCAACCGGGTCTCCGGGCAGACCGGCCGCCCGCAATGCCCGACGTTTGAATGCGAGCGCGGCGTTGCTGACTCTGTGCTCGTCCGGCGCTGAGCCGACCTCGAGGGCTTCCGGGTACTGACTGCCCCACAGCCGGACATCTGCTCGGCGAGCGCGGAGCGCTGCGGCGGCGGCTCTCTGGAACCTTTCGTCGGCGTGGCACAGGTCGGCAGAGATCGCCAGTGACTGCGGCCACTGCGTCCACGTGCACAGGGCGTGGGAAGGCCGCAGATCCAACACGCGCGTCCCCAGTATCTCCAGCGGCACCGTGGACGCGCCGCGATCGAGGATGTGGACGCTGACGTCCCAACCTGCCATCGCGTGATCGAAAAGCCATCCGCCACAGAACTCGACGACCTCTGAGGGGGTTGTCGCCATCACTGTCAGGCGGTAGCGCAGGTGATTCCGCCGCGAGCTCGCGCGCTCACGAGCGACCTCGCGTGCTTCCACGGCGGATGGATCGGGGTGGTCTTGGGTGAGAAGGGTCATCGCGGTGTCCATTCACTGAGCTGACGGCAAGGGCTCTGTCGCATTTCATTCTGAGGTCGGGTGAGATGCTCACAGTTGCGTGTACACGGTCTTGGTCTGTAGATAGCTCTCGACGCCATCTCGACCCCACTCATGGCCCCAACCCGATTGCTTGTAGCCGCCGAATGGCATCGAATGGTCGAACACCATCTGGCAGTTGAGGGTCACGGTGCCGGCCTGGAGCCGTTTCGCCAGACGATGACCGCGCGCGATGTCCTTGGTCCATGCCGTCGCAGCAAGCCCGTAGTCGGAATCGTTCGCGAGGGCGACGACCTCCTCGTCGTCGTCGAAGGGCAGGACTGCCACGACCGGACCGAAGATCTCTTGCTGGTACAGCGCCATCGAGGGGTGTACGTCGGTCACAACGGTGGGATGAACGAAGTAGCCCCGGCGGTCGAGGCGTTCACCGCCGGTGACGACCTCGACGCCGTTGCGCTTGCCGTCGTCGACGAATCCCATCACCCGGTTCAGCTGTTTCTCGCTGATGAGTGGTCCGATGAGGCTGTCCTCCTCGTCTGGACCGCCGAGCCTGACGCCGTTGGCGACCATCGAGATACCCTCGAGAACTTGCTCATACACGTTCCGCTGCACAAAGATGCGCGAGCCGCAGATGCATCCCTGACCGGAGTGGATGAAGATGCCCATTGCGGCCATGGTGACCGCGGTCTCCAGATCGGCGTCATCATAGATGAGAACAGGCGACTTGCCACCGAGCTCGAGCATGACCCGCTTGAGGTTCCCGGCGGACGCCGCGACGATCTGCTTGCCCACCTCCGTGGAACCGGTGAACGCGACCTTCTCCACGTCTGGATGCTCGGTCAGTGCCTTGCCCGCCGTGTGGCCGTAACCGGTCACCATGTTCACCACGCCATCGGGCACACCTGCTTCGGCGAGAATCTGCTCCAGCAGGATCGCCGACAGCGGTGTCTCCTCGGCAGGCTTCGCGATCATGCTGCAGCCGGCGGCCAATGCAGGCCCCAGCTTGGCGGCGGCGTTGAACATCGGCCCGTTCCACGGAAAGATCAGGCCGACCACGCCGTATGGCTCTTTGAGCGTGTACGCGTGCATGTTCGAGTACGCACCTGTGATCCCACCGGTCTGCTGCACGTCGTGGGCGATCCCGTTGAGCTTGGTGCACCAGCCCCCGTAGTAGCGGAAGATCTCCGCGCTGGTGCCCATGATCGACCTGGCCTGGTCGTAGTTCATGCCGGTATTCAGTGAATCCAGCGCCGCGAGCTCGTCGGCTCGCTCATCGATGCGGTCGGCGATCCGCCACATGATCTTTGCCCGCTCGCTGCCGGGAAGTTCACTCCACGAGCCGGATTCGAACGACTTCCGGGCGCGGGCGACCGCTTCGTCCACCGCTGTTGCTCCGCCGTCGACGAACTCGACGATCGGCTCCTCGGTGACGGGATTGATGATCGGGATGGTGTCGCCGTGACCCGGCCGGCTACGCAGCTCGTCCAGGATGTAGTCCACAGTCATTGTCCCGGCTCACTTCGTCTCGTCGAACTCGATGTGCAGATCGGTGAGCCCGCGCAGCAAGAACGTGGGTTCGTAGGTGAAGTTGCGTTCACCGGACGGTCCGTGGACGGATTCGTCGATCCTGATGTTGGTCATCCGATCGAGCAGTCGGTTGATCGTCACCCTTCCCTCGACCCTCGCCAGCGGAGCCCCGGCGCAGGTGTGAATACCTCGACCGAAGGTGATGTGTTCGCGGACATTCTCTCGGTCGATTCGGAACTCGTTGGGATCGTCGAACTTTCGGGGGTCCCGATTGGCGGCCCCGAGGCAGAGCATGATGATGGTGCCGGCCGGAATGTCTACTCCGCCGAGGGTGGTCGACCGACGCGTGAGTCGGAAGTCCACCTTGGTGGGACTCTCCATGCGCAGCGCTTCTTCGATGAACGGGACGATCAGCTTCCGATTCGCGCGGAGTTCCGCCTGGAGGTCGGGCCTCTCGCAGAGGATGAGGAGCGCGGAGCTGA contains:
- a CDS encoding aldehyde dehydrogenase family protein; amino-acid sequence: MTVDYILDELRSRPGHGDTIPIINPVTEEPIVEFVDGGATAVDEAVARARKSFESGSWSELPGSERAKIMWRIADRIDERADELAALDSLNTGMNYDQARSIMGTSAEIFRYYGGWCTKLNGIAHDVQQTGGITGAYSNMHAYTLKEPYGVVGLIFPWNGPMFNAAAKLGPALAAGCSMIAKPAEETPLSAILLEQILAEAGVPDGVVNMVTGYGHTAGKALTEHPDVEKVAFTGSTEVGKQIVAASAGNLKRVMLELGGKSPVLIYDDADLETAVTMAAMGIFIHSGQGCICGSRIFVQRNVYEQVLEGISMVANGVRLGGPDEEDSLIGPLISEKQLNRVMGFVDDGKRNGVEVVTGGERLDRRGYFVHPTVVTDVHPSMALYQQEIFGPVVAVLPFDDDEEVVALANDSDYGLAATAWTKDIARGHRLAKRLQAGTVTLNCQMVFDHSMPFGGYKQSGWGHEWGRDGVESYLQTKTVYTQL